The sequence ATTCCTTAGCTATCCATCTATTGATGCATCCAACTGCAACAGGCCAGGTGATTGGTAAGGTGCTGGGGGAGAGGGTGTCTCTCCTCCTTGTGGCTATGAGTTTAGCTACTGGGAGTCCTGTTTATGAAGTCTGCCTAAGAGCCTAGCTCCTGACCACACCGGCCGATGTGGTGTGGTGTGATTTGATATGATGAGTCACTGCATTTGGGAAGCTGTAAACTTTTTGTACTTTCATTTCCTACCATTGCCTAATGGTAAACATTGAAGCATAACCAGAGGCCTCTAGCCCTTATGTGGTCCCTACAGTAGAGGGTTGTTTGAAAAGGGCAATTATAAGTAATTTAGTAACGATTTCTAtgaacaccagaaaaaaaaaaccactgtaaATACCTCAAAAATGAGAGTGGCACAGTACCAGCCAAAGATGACATATTGTCACTTCTTCCTTGACTCATGAGGGTAGCTGACCTCTGGGGAGACAGAAGGCTTGCAGTGCAGTGCTGGGCACCTGGGATTACAGAGATGGCTAAGGCATAATCTCAACCCTCAGAGAATTTCTAACCAgggaagagagacaagatgaatgGCTTGAGCAGGTGTAAACATAGCTGTGACACTCGGCAGAATGGTATAAGTGTAACGAGAAAGATCCAAAGCGTTACAGTGGCTCCAGGAGAGAGAGATCACATATCCAGGTGGCTTTTCCCAGAGGAAGCGGCATTGGAGCCAGTCCTGAAGGAAGGGTAGGAATTTGACAAGTTAAAAGGGAAGAGACAGTGTCTCTCTTACAGGCCACAGGAACATCTGGAGCAAATGTGCAGAGTGGGAAAGTTGGGATGACATCTGGGGAGCTGGGAGAGGTCCTGATGGGACCTAACAAAATTCCTGTTGGGGAACTGGAAGGTCTGCTACATTTTAGTGGAAGATTAGGCTGGAAAGTTGCGTTTGGTCAAGATCATATCTGAATTTGGACTTTTCCTAGTAGGTGGCAGGGAGTCATTTAAAGGGACTTGAGCAGGAGGGTGACACCATCAGAATTATACTTTAGGAAGCACAGCAGCTGGGTGGAGGAGGATTTGCAGGAGGAAAGGTTATACAGACACACCAGTGAGGAGGCTGTGCAGAGTGAAGAGGAGGAATAATTGACTGAGCGAGAGGGGCTGGGATAGATAATGCAGCAAGTAAACCTATATGGGAGTTGCAGGCAAAcgcaaagaggaaaaaatcttgGGGGCCTATGAACAGGTGGCAACAGTAATAACAATCTAGGGGAAGGAAGAGAGTCTGGTTTCCAGGGAAATGTGGTACTTTGGGTTTGAGGTGGCAATGGAAAAGGGAGCTGGCCACCAGGAAGAAATGAGTGAGCTGAAGCAGAGACCATGGTTGGGAGTTGGGAACAGTGGAAACTCTCCAAGGGGTGGGCCACTAAAAATGGAGACGAGGACCCTCATAGTCTATAGGGCAGGGTGTACCTTAAACAGTTGGGAGGAAGAGAAACCCCACGGTAAGGCAAAGAAAGATGAGTTGGAGACACTGAAGGGACAGGAGAGTGTCAGGGAAACCAGAGAGGAGGACAGTTCAAGAGGGAGGGTGTGGTCTCAATGTAAGAGACTGCAGAGAGGGAAAATGGGGTTAGGCTGAGGTGGAGGCTCTAGAGTCATCTTTGGACAGAGAGTTTAATGAAATCCCTCCGATGTAGGATGATGCCTTAAATCCAGTCTCTTTGGTTCAATACAAAATCAAGATCTCTAAACATTAGGCACCTCCAAAGGTGTCTACTTTCCTGTTCAGTATGAATTAACTTCTTCCACTAACACCACGTAGGACCCTGAATGAGTCACTTACCCTGTCTGGGGGTATGAGTTTTGTCATCTTTAACTTTCCAGTTCAGTGATTCTGTCTGTACCTGTATGAAAATTCTTTTGTAACCTACACATTACACAAGCCTAAGTCCTATCATGACTGTGTTTGAAGACAGAATGGAAcccaaattttactttttgactTACTTTCTTCTATcacctatatttttttaaaatttaaaaacttttatttttttaagaaaccccGAAATAGAACTGGAGGAAAAATCTTCCCTCTCGCTTTTGCCCATAAAGATAGTCTTCCAGTTTTCTGCCCAGGCCTTTTCCTAAGCATTGAGGAGGTGCCCAGAAAAATACCAGATGGATATACAAAAACATAATGTCACCAACATTTTCCTAACTAGTAAGGCAGCTATGGAAAGTCTGCCAGCATCAGGTCCCCTGGGGACCTGCAGCCTGGGGCTCGGTGAGGCCTGAAGAGGGGAAGAGCCAAGACCTGGAGCTCGAGGTCTTCGGGGCCGCGGCCCTGAGTGGGCGATTTTCTTTAAAACTCGGGAGCGCTCTTATCCCTTTAAATCCAGGCAACGAGGCGAGCAGGTGGGTATCAGCCAATAACCTTAAAAGATGCGAAAGTGTCAAAGGAGATACGTCTATCTTTTACAATAGCGACAGTTATCAGTGACAGGGTTtacaggaaaaacagaaagcagggCAAAGAGTAAGGATGCCTCTAATGTGGTAATTAAGTCTGTGTTTTGGACCCAGATTCAACCGAGCTCTGGAGAGTGCGAAGAACAATGTCCGCGGCGTTTCGGGTTCAGCCGGGACTAGCCACTTCGCCTTCACCGGCGCCCTAGCCCCAGCAAGCTGGGCTCTCCGCTCGCCTGCCCCCCACGCTGCCTTGTCCCGGGAGGATGGGCCGTTCGGGCGCCGCCAGGGCGGCAGAGAGCGCGGCATTTCTCCTGAGCGCCAGGGCTCCCCGCAGCCCGGCGCCCAGGGCGGACGCGAGCTGCAAATCTAAGTGCGCACCGAGCGCGCTCGCAGCCACCGTCCGCCGCCGAGCGGCCCGGGCGCGCCGTCTGCAGACGGCTGGGCTGTGCGCGCGCGCCCGTAGGGTGTGTGCGCGCGCGCCCGTGGCGTGTGTACTCACAAAGGTGTGTTTGCTAAATCCACTTCCCGGGTGTGCCCTCTACCCCGAGGCGGAGCACCCCCGGGCCTGGAGCGGGATCTCTGCAGAGCGGCCGCTGGGGCCAGTTCAAGTTCCCCAGCTCCGCGCCGGCGGGCGGGCCGGCTTCTCAGCCCGCGGGGCTGAAGGAGCGCGAGGGCGGGGCGGCAGCGGCCAGCTCTAGACGCGCGTCGCACAGCTGCGGGACAGGTTCCGAGCGCTCTGCGCGTTTCCGGACACTTTGGCCGGCTCGGTATCCGAGACAGAGCGCACGCGGGGCTCGGGGCTGAATGCGCCGCAGCCAAGAGGGGCAGCGGAGCTGGTGCTCTTCTTCTCCGCCTTGGTCTGCAAAAGTGAACTGGAAAACAGCCGCCTAACGcagcctcctccctcttctccggCACCGCAGctcgggctgggggtggggggagctccTCCGGGCTGACTGGAGGGGAAGCGGGCGGCCGGACGGCCTCAGCCGCACCTCCTCCGCCTTCCTCACCACCCCAGTCCCCCGGGTTCCACGCCgcatttctttgttttgaaagCACCTCCTCCGCCCAGAGGCTTTTCCCCCGGCGGTCAGGCTGTGACGGGGGGTGGGGCATCGACCCGCGGGCCCCGCCCCCCGTTTAGCCCGGACCCCTCCCCTGTGCTCACCTcccatctccccttccctccccgctGCGACCCACGAGGCGCGTCCTCACTTGCTGGACATCAAAGGGAGGCTGGGAATTGGAGGGGGAAGTTGAGTAGGCAGGGGGCGCAGAGACCCACCCACCTTAGGCCAGGCCAGGcggcccgccccctcccccgggaACCCCGCCTGAGCCCCGCCCCCCGCGTCACAGCAGTCTGACATTCTCACAACCCTTCGGGAACCCAACCCCAGCGCCCCCGCTACCCCCGTGTCCGCTGAGCGCTCTATTTATGTTTCAGTCCAGCGATTTGCATAGGCCCCGCCCTTGGCCCTAGGTTCCCCTATCGGGGCCCCGCCTCAGCCTCGACGTCACGGTGAAGGCCTCACCTCTTGTGCCCGTACAAGGAGCGGCGGGCCCTAGATGGCAGCGTGGCGTCGCGGCGGCGTGTGCGTGTCGCGCTTCCTTGTGCCGTTTATAGGGTCCTGGCACTTCCGCTGTCGGGTTAGAAGCGGCGCGGTCATGGCGGAGCGCGGACAGCAGCCTCCTCCCGCGAAACGGCTCTGCTGCCGGCCGGGCGGCggaggcggtggcggcggcggcggggccagCAGCGGCGGCGGAGGAGCGGGTGGCGGCTACAGCTCTGCCTGTCGGCCGGGCCCGCGGGCGggcggcgcggcggcggcggcgtgcgGGGGCGGCGCAGCGCTGGGGCTGCTGCCGCCGGGCAAGACCCAGAGCCCCGAGTCGCTGCTGGACATCGCGGCGCGCAAGGTGGCTGAGAAGTGGCCGTTCCAGCGCGTGGAGGAGCGCTTTGAGCGCATCCCGGAGCCGGTGCAGCGCCGCATCGTCTACTGGTCCTTCCCCCGCAGCGAGCGGGAGATCTGCATGTACTCGTCCTTCAACACCGGCGGCGGCGCCGCGGGCGGCCCCGGAGAAGACAGCGGCGGCCccggcggcgcgggcggcggcgcgggcggcgcaGGCGGCGGCGGCTCCTCGTCCTCGCCGGCCGCCAcctcggccgccgccgccgctgccgccgccgccgccgctgggGCCGGGGCCCCGTCGGCGGGGGCCGCCGGGTCGGCGGACGGCGGAGACGAGACACGGCTGCCCTTCCGCCGGGGCATCGCGCTGCTGGAGAGCGGCTGCGTCGACAACGTCCTGCAAGTCGGTGAGTCACGGGGCAGTCGCGGGGCCGTCTGTCCGTTCGTCAGTCCCTCGGGGGGGCGcccgccccctcctctcccctcccctcccggcaGCCCCTCAGCCCAGCGCGCGCCCGCACCCCGCCCGGTGCCCTCACCGTCCCGGATAGTCCTCCAGAGCGGAGCGCCCATTtcctccccgccctccccgccccctgtcTCCCCGGACGGGCCAGCGCGAGGGGGAAATGAATCAGCAGGACGCGCCCCTCCGCGGGGTCCGCGGGGTGGGTGTCGGGTGACCCCGGCCCGCTCGGTTCCCCGCCCTTCTTCCGGGGAGCACGTCCTGGAGGGCTGCTCGCCTGTTTTGGGGGGTGAATGTGGACAAAGGCACGGGGTGACGGCCGGGCTCCGGCGGAGGGTGTCTGTGGCGGGGCCgtgcggggcgggggagggagcgCGGGCCGCACAGACAATGCCGGCCGGGGCCGAAACGGCGGCCGGGCCGCGCTCTgcgctctccctcctctctccccttgtCTGTCGCTCGCTcgtctttctttctcctcttcccccccTTTCTCACCCCCCGCCCCTTCCATTTGAGGGagggaaatacattttaatgCCACTCGGCTGGCTCTTTTCTCCTGGCTTCGACGGGCTGGCGGCCGCGGAGCTCCGGGGGTCGCTGCGGCGTCTGGACTGGCCCGGGCGAGCTCCACCGGCCGCCCCGGGATTTAAATGTCCTTTCCTCCGCGCCTCTCCGTCTCGGGGCCGCGCGGCGGGCTGGACCCATCTCCTGAGGGACCTCTCCCCGCGAGGACGCCCCCTAATTAAAGGGCGCGAGCCGGGCCGGGAGCGGCTGGTTCTTCCCCGTTCCGGGGGGCAGCGGCGTGCCCGGGGCTCCTGCCGCCGGAGTTCGGTTTGCGCCCGGGGGACCGGGGGTCGTGCTCTGTGCGATCCGTGGGGAGCGGTGACGGGCTTGGCGCTCTCGGCCGGCGGCTGCAGGAGCGTGAGGCGGAGGGGCTCCGCGGCCGCTCCCGCGTCCCTCCCTGCGCGACCGCCTGGCAGCCGGGCACGACCCCGCACTTTGTTCTCATTTTCAGGTTTATTTGTGCCCCTTTCAGTTTTCTGTCACCCTCCGAAAAGGGGAAACCAAACAAAAgagtctctttatttcttttcggGGCTTGTAAAGTAGAAGATATTTGACAAAGGCGAGAGTAGGACTTGTGGTTTAAAGCTGCACAGCCCTTCTTTTTCTGACAGACCATGAGAGTTTTCTCAAATACCGAATTCTAAAAGCTTTCcctgtcctccccctccccccaccctccagtgTGTTTTTCTGGTCAGATATTTTTTTCAGCTGTAGCGCTGGGGATGTTTTGAGCTGCACGGAAAAGAACAATGCTATAGTGAAACTCCCCTTTCCCCGTATTTTTCTCCTGATTGCAAAACGACGTATTTTCTAACCCCCCCTTCTCATATTGCTGTCTATTTAAACTGTGGTGGTGAGCACGGTTCCTAATGAATGGGGAGAGGTTTGGAAGCATCACTGCctctgattttttatttaatcttctctttCCGTAGTCAGTTCCTTTTATCCTTCTCTTTGGGAGTCGGGTGGGGGGCTGGTGGGGACCCAAGAGAGACTTAAAGATTTGTTTTAATCCTATCTGGTTACTTTGAATTCTGATGCAATCTGCAAACGTGATTTTCTGCATGGTCATTTATTTGTAAAGGCAGCCCCCAGTGTTGCCTTTTCTAGGTTAGATACCCCTTTCCTTATGTCTAGAGGGGGTTTTAACTTCTGAGGCcatccattctttaaaaaaaatctaattaacaGCCTTTCAAGTTAttatgccccccccccccccgtttccTGCCTGGTTGAAATAGATTGAAGCACATCCATGGTTTCTCAGTATAACTAGTTTGTGAGTTTTTATGGCTTGGCTGGCaatgctgagttttttttttcccccttctgtgCTTGACTCTGCTTGCAAGCAATGAGGAATGACAGGAGAGCACATAGGGAGGGTTTCTTGGCTGATTGCATTTAAGCCAGGAATTCACTGTGAAAATAAAGCCAAGGGACGATAAATAAAAGATGCAATCTTCTCtaggagacagacacacagcGTGGGCTTTGCCTGCTTTCATTGGTGAAGAGGCCGGGGTGAGTTGTAAAGAAAATAGTAACTTTCTGAATAGTCCCGGGAGGAGAAGGAGGCCACTGAATGGAGCTGGCAGTGGTTGATGTGAAGTAGATGCTTCTTATATAGTTTGAAGAGTTGACCACCCCTTTGGAAACACTTAACATACGTGCTAAACAAGTGCTGTACAAATTgtggaaaatattcttttttcccttctgagTTCTGCCAATTTCCTTAACTTCCAAGTTGTATTACTTGTTGTGCCAGTCAGCTTAGAGATGGAAGGCTGTTAAATGCCTGGCAGCTGGCACTGAGATAGAAAACTTAtgaccaagattttttttcttaaagaagaacaGAGAGAGTGGCTAGATTAACCATCTAATTTAGCTCTGAGTGGTGGTTTGAATTGGAACTAACATGAAGCTTAATTTATGATTTTGTGATTTGAGGTAGAACCCTTTCGCTTCATAAcctgaaatggaaaagaacagaatacTCTGTTGATAGCATCATAAGCAATTTTCTGCTATTGCAAAATTACAAGTTTGTTTGTACAGGAAGTATTCTTTGACTTTTGTAGAGATGACTAAATTATAGATACAATACAGACAATCTAGTTGTTGGACTTTATTTTACACTTACAATGTTGAAGATTATTTAAGGTTATTTTACACTTACAATGTTGAAGATTATTTAAGGATTGAGGGACAGAGAATTGGGATTTCCTGGAAATTAAACATACTTGCTTAGTTATTATTTTCCAActagattttaagaaaaagaaatttaaaggaaaagaaattaaacctTTGATGTAGCAGCTGTAAGCAATATTTAATTGGTACAGAGCTGTTCATCAGTTGATTATGGGAAGTTTTGGAGGCAGTGTTGTTGGCTTATTATTGTTAACTAATGATATATGGGGTGGGAGCTATTGCTGAAGGTAAGGTGCTTGTATGTAAATATTATTGACAACATTCCAGTAATGATTTAGAAGTCACATAAATTTTCCCAAAAATTTTGCCTGGGAGAGAGCAGGCAAATCCCTAATGGGACCTGAAACTTGAATTGTTAAGGAAGAGACAGATATAAGttacctgatttaaaaaaatctaaaagtttCTGTAGGATTGAAAACATGATGAACCAAGTTAAGCAACTAACTGGGGCAAATATTTGCCACATGTTTGACCAAAGGCTGGCAGGTAATTCCTAAAAATCTGGGGGGAAAAAGACATGAATAATCTGGTAGAAAAATGGACAacacatttcagaaagaaatgcaaattattaataaatgtatttatcttCACTAAGAGAGACACAAAAATGACATGCCATTTTCATCCACCACATTGGCACACAGGTAGACATTACCCAGAATTGATTGAGGAGGTGGGAGAGTGGGATGCTGCCTCCCCTGATGTTTGGCACAATCTTTTTGtgtcatttctaggaatttattccatAGATATATTGATATTAGTGCACAGTGATGTTCATTACGGTGAGTGATGCTTATTGCAGTATGGTTTGCAATACTGAAAATCTGGAATCAAGCTAAATTTCTATCAGAAGGGAAGTGGCTAAGTAGTactcaatggaatactatgcaaccatgaaaaaacaaagtatatttttatatactgacAAGAAGAGGTGACCAGCATATTTCATGTAAAAACAAGTCAattctatactacaaagctacagtaatcaagacagtgtggtactggcacaaaaacagaaagatagatcaatggaacaggatagaaagcccagagataaacccacgcacatatggtcactttattttttaaaaaggaggcaagaatatacaatggagaaaagacagcctcttcagtaagtggcgcttggaaaactggatagctacatgtaaaagaatgaagttcctaacaccatacagaaaaataaactcaaaatggattaaagacctaaatgtaaggccagacactatcagactcttagaggaaaacataggcagaacattctatgacataaatcacagcaagatccttttagacccacctcctagagaaatggaaataaaaccaaaataagcaaatgggacctaatgaaacttaaaagcttttgcacagcaaaggaaaccataaacaagacaaaaagacaaccctcagaatgggagaaaatatttgcaaatgaagcaactgacagaggattaatctccaaaatttacaagcagctcatgcagctcaatatcaaaaaaacaaacaacccaatccaaaaatgggcagaagacctaaatagacatttctccaaagaagatatacagattgccaacaaacacatgaaaggatgctgaacatcactaatcattaggaaaatgcaaatcaaaactacaatgaggtatcacctcacatcagtcagaatggccatcattaaaaaatctagaaacaataaatgctggagagggtgtggagaaaagggaacccccttgcactgttggtgggaatgtaaattgatacagccactatggagtatagtatggacgttccttcaaaaactaaaaatagaattaccatatgacccagcaatcccactactgggcatataccctgagaaaaccataattcagaaagagtcatgtaccacagtgttcattgcagctctatttacaatagccaggacatggaagcaacctaagtgtccatcgacagatgaatggataaagaagatgtggcacatgtatccaatggaatattactcagtcataaaaagaaacgaaattgagttatttgtagtgaggtggatggatctagagtctgtcatacagagtgaagtaagtcagaaagagaaaaacaaataccgtatgctaacacatatatatggaatctaaaaaaaaaaaaaaaaggttctgaagaacctaggggcaggacaggaataaagacgcagatgtagagaatggacttgagtacatggggagggggaagggtaagctgggacaaagtgagagtgtgaCATGGACTtatgtatactaccaaatgtaaaatagatagctagagggaagcagccgcatagctcagggagatcagctcagtgctttgtgtccacctagaggggtgggatagagaggatgggagggagacacaagagggaggaaatatggggatatatgtatatgtatagctgattcaccttgttataaagcagaaactaacacaccattgtagagcaattatactccaataaagatgttaaaaaataaaatacaaaaaaagagaaaattttaagcgaaaataaataaagacaactcAACAGTTCATGTAG comes from Tursiops truncatus isolate mTurTru1 chromosome 3, mTurTru1.mat.Y, whole genome shotgun sequence and encodes:
- the LOC109549114 gene encoding uncharacterized protein isoform X1, whose protein sequence is MPHPPSQPDRRGKSLWAEEVLSKQRNAAWNPGDWGGEEGGGGAAEAVRPPASPPVSPEELPPPPARAAVPEKREEAALGGCFPVHFCRPRRRRRAPAPLPLLAAAHSAPSPACALSRIPSRPKCPETRRALGTCPAAVRRASRAGRCRPALALLQPRGLRSRPARRRGAGELELAPAAALQRSRSRPGGAPPRGRGHTREVDLANTPLLLADTHLLASLPGFKGIRALPSFKENRPLRAAAPKTSSSRSWLFPSSGLTEPQAAGPQGT
- the LOC109549114 gene encoding uncharacterized protein isoform X2 produces the protein MPHPPSQPDRRGKSLWAEEVLSKQRNAAWNPGDWGGEEGGGGAAEAVRPPASPPVSPEELPPPPARAAVPEKREEAALGGCFPVHFCRPRRRRRAPAPLPLLAAAHSAPSPACALSRIPSRPKCPETRRALGTCPAAVRRASRAGRCRPALALLQPRGLRSRPARRRGAGELELAPAAALQRSRSRPGGAPPRGRGHTREVDLANTPLNRSRRPEKLTTHSYSS